A genome region from Schistocerca americana isolate TAMUIC-IGC-003095 chromosome 1, iqSchAmer2.1, whole genome shotgun sequence includes the following:
- the LOC124603511 gene encoding helix-loop-helix protein delilah-like, with product MREINAAFEALRRAVPPHAAAYRAEDAASGFYTGSDDGSEHQQRSGEKVTKIATLRLAMSYIAELTRSLEAVSASSPSAAPPLEQRTLLLPPPAAPAASAAASASASAAFLSCLTPPLSLTPCSSSALPELCDALTPPDLCAGLTVDLALTPPPGLDEHCLSPH from the exons ATGCGCGAGATCAACGCCGCGTTCGAGGCGCTGCGGCGGGCCGTGCCGCCCCACGCCGCCGCCTACCGCGCAGAGGACGCCGCCTCCGGCTTCTACACGGGCTCCGACGACGGCTCGGAGCACCAGCAGCGCTCCGGCGAGAAGGTCACCAAGATCGCGACGCTGCGCCTCGCCATGAGCTACATCGCCGAGCTGACGCGCTCGCTGGAGGCGGTGTCGGCGTCGTCGCCGTCAGCGGCGCCGCCCCTGGAGCAGAGG acgctgctgctgccgccgcccgccgcccccgccgcctccgccgccgcctccgcctccgcctcggcTGCCTTCCTGTCGTGCCTGACGCCGCCGCTGTCGCTGACGCCCTGCTCGTCGTCTGCACTGCCGGAACTGTGCGACGCGCTGACGCCCCCGGACCTGTGCGCCGGCCTCACCGTCGACCTGGCGCTCACGCCGCCCCCGGGACTGGACGAGCACTGCTTATCACCCCACTGA